From one Rhodamnia argentea isolate NSW1041297 chromosome 1, ASM2092103v1, whole genome shotgun sequence genomic stretch:
- the LOC115750268 gene encoding dymeclin yields the protein MGAVPSTPRNAAARPQETAEYLIGTFVGEKSFPLGSDFWQKLLELPLDLRWPAQRVNQACELLAQNNCYTRHLAKILIHLAWCLQECTSTSGITSSVSLKATNALFISSVFLKHLIENAKSDNLEELCLSLDESEPIPSQFTRDQNIESLVMHSVLSFIGSVDVSPSTYLLHQELLRFILVAMSTQLLAGQSPGPKDANPFIDAAMAQESSLVSLVVQRLLLNYMIWPRVPFGGASYPTSDDSQAGVLQRVGSAAANIVLFPFSYLVPSRDEVPRSPLAECSLLVLLVLIHYRKCLLVDESITDRSGDSATSDTLSKEDTYLCDNPYCKALENARDVEFDRSVDVEGNAFNCPLVRIPFASLFDTLGMCLADETAVLLLYSLVQGNSGFLEYVFVRTDIDTLLMPILETLYNASRRSSNHIYMLLIILLILSQDSSFNASIHKLILPSVSWYQERRLHQTSLGSLMVIILIRTVKYNLSKLRDVYLHTNCLATLANMAPHCHRLSAYASERLISLFDMLSRKYNKLAEQRDGKINTTKGNSQEEEGLTEDMSTEFYIYTDFLRIVLEILNEILTYALPRNPEVVYAIMHRQEVFQPFKNHPRFNELLENIYTVLDFFNSRMDAQRVDGEWSVEKVLQVIINNCRSWRGEGMKMFTQLRFTYEQESQSEEFFIPYVWRLVLPRCGFSFDPSAITLFPVDLSVQLPRESDVEDANKPQVGELKANGIDLEP from the exons ATGGGAGCGGTGCCCTCGACGCCGCGGAACGCCGCCGCCCGGCCGCAGGAGACGGCGGAGTACCTGATCGGGACGTTTGTCGGCGAGAAGTCGTTCCCGCTGGGCTCCGACTTTTGGCAGAAGCTTCTGGAGCTCCCGCTCGATCTCAGGTGGCCTGCTCAGCGCGTCAATCAAGCTTGCGAGCTTTTAG CGCAAAACAATTGCTATACCAGGCATCTGGCGAAGATTTTGATTCATCTGGCATGGTGTTTGCAAGAGTGCACATCCACTTCTGGAATAACGTCCTCAGTTTCTCTAAAGGCCACTAATGCGCTGTTCATTTCATCAGTTTTCTTGAAACACTTGATTGAAAATGCTAAAAGCGACAATCTTGAGGAGCTTTGTCTATCACTTGATGAAAGTGAACCTATTCCATCGCAATTTACCAGAG ATCAAAACATAGAAAGTCTTGTCATGCATAGTGTGCTCAGTTTCATTGGCTCAGTGGATGTAAG TCCCAGCACATACCTCCTCCACCAGGAGCTGCTAAGGTTCATACTGGTTGCAATGTCAACTCAACTTCTTGCCGGACAATCTCCAGGACCAAAAGATGCAAACCCATTCATTGACGCAGCAATGGCTCAG GAAAGTTCTTTAGTTTCATTGGTGGTCCAAAGACTGCTGCTCAACTACATGATTTGGCCACGTGTTCCCTTTGGTGGAGCATCTTATCCAACATCTGATGATAGCCAGGCTGGCGTTCTTCAGAGGGTTGGCTCTGCAGCTG CAAACATTGTCCTGTTTCCATTTAGCTATTTGGTCCCTTCAAGGGATGAGGTACCAAGAAGCCCTTTGGCAGAATGTAGTCTCCTTGTGCTGCTTGTTCTCATCCATTACCGTAAATGCCTTCTGGTTGATGAGTCCATAACAGACAGAAGTGGTGACAGTGCCACTAGTGATACTTTGTCAAAGGAAGATACGTATTTATGCGACAACCCTTATTGCAAGGCCCTAGAAAATGCAAGAGATGTGGAAT TTGATCGCTCCGTGGATGTCGAGGGAAATGCATTCAATTGTCCGCTTGTGAGGATTCCATTTGCTTCTCTGTTTGACACTCTTGGGAT GTGCTTGGCAGATGAGACTGCTGTTCTCTTGCTGTACTCACTGGTTCAGGGGAATTCTGGCTTTCTGGAGTATGTTTTCGTGCGAACTGATATTGATACACTG TTGATGCCCATCCTGGAGACATTGTATAATGCTTCAAGGAGGAGCTCCAATCATATCTATATGCTTCTGATCATACTCCTCATACTTAGTCAGGACTCTTCTTTTAATGCCAGCATTCACAAACTG ATACTGCCAAGTGTTTCATGGTACCAGGAACGCCGGCTTCATCAGACATCTCTTGGTTCCTTAATGGTCATTATTCTAATAAGGACAGTGAAGTACAATCTATCAAAACTGCGG GATGTTTATTTGCATACAAACTGCCTAGCTACTTTGGCAAACATGGCTCCTCATTGTCATCGATTGAGTGCATATGCATCGGAGCGTCTGATCAGCCTTTTTGATATGCTCTCAAGAAA GTATAATAAATTGGCAGAACAACGAGATGGGAAGATTAACACAACTAAAGGGAACTCGCAAGAAGAGGAAGGCCTTACTGAAGACATG TCGACAGAGTTCTATATTTACACTGACTTTTTAAGGATTGTCCTTGAAATCTTAAACGAGATTTTGACATATGCACTGCCTCGGAATCCTGAG GTTGTATATGCAATAATGCACAGGCAGGAAGTCTTTCAGCCATTTAAGAATCATCCCCGGTTTAATGAGCtacttgaaaatatttacaCG GTATTAGATTTTTTCAATAGCCGTATGGATGCACAGAGAGTGGATGGTGAATGGTCAGTGGAGAAAGTTCTTCAagtaattattaataattgtcGATCTTGGCGTGGTGAAGGGATGAAG ATGTTCACCCAATTACGCTTCACATATGAGCAAGAAAGTCAATCTGAGGAGTTCTTCATTCCCTACGTGTGGCGGCTGGTTCTACCTCGCTG tGGATTCAGTTTTGATCCCAGTGCAATCACTTTGTTTCCAGTGGATCTCTCTGTACAA CTGCCAAGAGAAAGCGATGTGGAAGATGCTAACAAGCCTCAAGTTGGGGAGCTGAAGGCGAATGGGATTGATCTCGAACCCTAG
- the LOC115750269 gene encoding heat stress transcription factor A-6b-like, translated as MNDPQAQAKKEGLGGVAFSSPSSPSTANAVPQPLEGLHELGPPPFLTKTYEIVDDPTTDQIVSWSKGNNSFVVWDAQAFAMSLLPRYFKHSNFSSFIRQLNTYGFRKVDPDRWEFANEGFLRGRKYLLKNIRRRRNPQVVPHSSQQGLDPCVEVGRFGLDGEIDRLKRDKQVLMMELIKLRQQQQTSRTYLQAMEKRLKKMEMKQHQMIKFLARAMKTPNFLQQLVQQKDRRMEFEEVFGKNKRRRSIDQGPSKVSLRDDDDQLVLNNEPGTGTFVKVEPQNYGDIGEFEESELEKIALDMDGGVGVGRCDNVEQGNQIRVAEENENRGNKALDEVFWEDLLNEGIEQTGLLHVGGDEDGEDVNVLVEQLGYLSSTP; from the exons ATGAATGACCCTCAAGCACAAGCGAAGAAGGAGGGTTTAGGAGGAGTCGCcttttcttcaccttcttctccGTCTACCGCAAATGCAGTTCCTCAGCCGTTGGAGGGCCTCCACGAGTTGGGGCCGCCGCCATTCCTCACCAAGACATACGAGATTGTGGATGACCCGACCACCGACCAGATAGTCTCCTGGAGCAAAGGCAACAACAGCTTTGTGGTGTGGGATGCTCAGGCCTTCGCCATGTCCCTCTTGCCCAGGTACTTCAAGCACAGCAACTTCTCTAGCTTCATCAGGCAGCTCAACACCTAT GGCTTTAGAAAGGTCGATCCAGATAGGTGGGAGTTTGCTAATGAAGGGTTCCTAAGGGGGCGAAAATATCTCCTTAAAAACATTAGGAGGAGAAGAAATCCTCAAGTAGTGCCCCATAGTTCGCAGCAAGGGCTCGACCCGTGTGTCGAAGTGGGCAGATTCGGGCTTGATGGAGAGATCGACCGGCTGAAGCGCGACAAGCAGGTCTTGATGATGGAGCTGATCAAGCTTAGGCAGCAACAGCAGACCTCCAGGACTTATCTCCAAGCGATGGAAAAAAGGCTTAAGAAGATGGAGATGAAGCAACACCAGATGATAAAATTCTTGGCGAGAGCGATGAAGACTCCCAATTTTCTACAGCAGTTGGTCCAACAGAAGGACAGGAGGATGGAGTTCGAGGAAGTGTTCGGGAAGAACAAGAGGAGGCGCTCCATCGATCAAGGACCTAGTAAAGTGAGCCTtcgtgatgatgatgatcaacTAGTCCTTAATAATGAACCAGGTACAGGCACTTTTGTTAAGGTCGAACCTCAAAACTATGGAGACATCGGTGAATTCGAAGAGTCTGAGCTTGAGAAAATTGCTTTGGACATGGATGGAGGAGTCGGTGTCGGTCGATGTGATAATGTAGAGCAAGGAAATCAAATAAGAGTAGCAGAAGAGAATGAGAATAGAGGTAATAAAGCACTTGATGAAGTCTTTTGGGAAGATTTGTTGAATGAGGGCATTGAACAAACCGGCTTACTCCATGTTGGAGGTGACGAGGACGGGGAAGACGTGAATGTCTTGGTTGAGCAACTGGGATACTTGAGCTCCACACCGTAA
- the LOC115750271 gene encoding 1,2-dihydroxy-3-keto-5-methylthiopentene dioxygenase 2-like isoform X1, translating into MGTPEIKDPREEVIQAWYIDGSDEDQRLPHHRQPKEFVSLDQLAELGVLSWRLDADNHETDEELKKIREERGYSYMDICEVCPEKLPNYEEMIKNFFKEHLHSDEEIRYCLAGSGYFDLRDQDDVWIRVWVKQGGMIVFPAGIYHRFTLDSDNYIKAMRLFVGSPIWTPYYRPHDHLQARKAYLEALGRKGAAGRARDAAA; encoded by the exons GATCCAAGAGAGGAAGTCATCCAAGCATGGTACATAGACGGCAGCGACGAGGACCAAAGGCTACCGCATCATCGTCAGCCTAAGGAATTCGTTTCCCTGGACCAACTTGCTG AACTTGGAGTTCTTAGCTGGAGACTTGATGCAGATAACCATGAGACAGATGAAGAATTGAAGAAAATACGTGAAGAGCGCGGATATTCATACATG GACATCTGTGAAGTTTGTCCAGAGAAGCTGCCGAATTACGAGGAGATGATCAAGAACTTCTTCAAAGAACATCTCCACTCCGATGAGGAGATCCGCTATTGTCTGGCCGGAAGTG GTTACTTCGACTTGAGGGATCAGGACGATGTTTGGATCCGGGTTTGGGTGAAGCAGGGAGGGATGATAGTTTTCCCAGCCGGAATCTACCACCGGTTCACCCTCGACTCCGACAACTATATCAAG GCGATGCGATTGTTTGTCGGTAGCCCCATTTGGACCCCCTACTATCGTCCTCACGATCATCTGCAGGCCAG AAAGGCGTACCTGGAAGCTTTGGGCCGGAAGGGAGCGGCCGGTCGTGCTCGTGATGCTGCAGCATGA
- the LOC115750271 gene encoding 1,2-dihydroxy-3-keto-5-methylthiopentene dioxygenase 2-like isoform X2, with amino-acid sequence MAPQEIKDPREEVIQAWYIDGSDEDQRLPHHRQPKEFVSLDQLAELGVLSWRLDADNHETDEELKKIREERGYSYMDICEVCPEKLPNYEEMIKNFFKEHLHSDEEIRYCLAGSGYFDLRDQDDVWIRVWVKQGGMIVFPAGIYHRFTLDSDNYIKAMRLFVGSPIWTPYYRPHDHLQARKAYLEALGRKGAAGRARDAAA; translated from the exons GATCCAAGAGAGGAAGTCATCCAAGCATGGTACATAGACGGCAGCGACGAGGACCAAAGGCTACCGCATCATCGTCAGCCTAAGGAATTCGTTTCCCTGGACCAACTTGCTG AACTTGGAGTTCTTAGCTGGAGACTTGATGCAGATAACCATGAGACAGATGAAGAATTGAAGAAAATACGTGAAGAGCGCGGATATTCATACATG GACATCTGTGAAGTTTGTCCAGAGAAGCTGCCGAATTACGAGGAGATGATCAAGAACTTCTTCAAAGAACATCTCCACTCCGATGAGGAGATCCGCTATTGTCTGGCCGGAAGTG GTTACTTCGACTTGAGGGATCAGGACGATGTTTGGATCCGGGTTTGGGTGAAGCAGGGAGGGATGATAGTTTTCCCAGCCGGAATCTACCACCGGTTCACCCTCGACTCCGACAACTATATCAAG GCGATGCGATTGTTTGTCGGTAGCCCCATTTGGACCCCCTACTATCGTCCTCACGATCATCTGCAGGCCAG AAAGGCGTACCTGGAAGCTTTGGGCCGGAAGGGAGCGGCCGGTCGTGCTCGTGATGCTGCAGCATGA